Genomic window (Helianthus annuus cultivar XRQ/B chromosome 3, HanXRQr2.0-SUNRISE, whole genome shotgun sequence):
ATAATATGCCAATTACAGGATTCCTACTCGTGACTTAGGTGATCAAAGGCCAAAGGCCTAACCGAATGATTTAGCcgtcccaaaaaaaaaaaaaaaaaaaaacccatctAACAACCAAAGTCAATTAGAATTTAGAAAACGTGTTACTATTTTTGTTAACTTTCTGATAGTTTAGTGCCCAAATTAATAAATACATAAAGTTTTGTGGTGAAAACGCATATCCCCTAAATTTAcgacacacacacataaaaagGTCCAGAAGTCTCTCCTCTCTCTCCACTCGTTTTGacagagagagtagagagagaaagtagacgGTGAGCTCAGAGATCGGCGACCATGGCTTCTTCAACCGAACGTGACAACTTCATCTATGTCGCTAAGCTCGCCGAGCAAGCCGAGCGTTATGACGGTTAGCATCTTTCATCTTCTTTCTTATTCTTCTAGATCCGTTATTTAGATGTTGATTCCGTTTTTGCTATTGCAGTTGTGATTCAAATCTGTCTGTTTGTAAGATGTAAACATATGTAATCTGTTTGTACAAGTTGTTGATGTTATCAGGTTTGTTGATTTGAGATTTTAGTTAGGTTTTGTTGATTTGAGATTTTAGTTAGGTTTTGAGTATGTGCATTTGATGTGCTTGTTTTGCTAATTAGATTGATGttgagttgaaaaacaagaggaaTATATTGTGTAAGTTGTAAACATGTGTTATCTGTTTGGAGAAGTTGTGGATGCTATCAGAATTTGTTGATTTaagattttaattattattaggtTTAAAATGAATGAGTGAAGTGTTTTGAGTATTGTACATTAGGTCATGAGTATGTGCATTTGATGTGTTTGGTTTGCTAATTAGGTTAATGTTGAGTTGAACAACAAGAGGAATATACTGTGTAAGTTGTAAACATATGTAATCTGTTTGGATAAGATGTGGATGTTATTAATTATTGTTGATTTGAAATTCAATTAGGTTTAAAATGAATGATTAAAGTGTTTAGAGTATTGTACTTTAGGTCTTGAGTATGTGCATTTGATGTGCTTGTTTTGCTAATTAGATTAGTGTTGACTGGAAAAACAAGAGGAATATTGAATAATTATTTTAATCTATGTGAGACTTTGTAACATTATTTCTGAATATAGAGGACTGATTACTGTTTGGACTTTGGATCATTATTTCTGGACTTACTTTACATTTTAATTGTATCAAGAAATTATACTCTGATATTGCATTGACTTTTGTTGGTGGTTTGTCATTTTTGTGCAGAAATGGTGGATGCTATGAAGAAGGTAGCAAAGTTGGATGTTGAACTGACTGTTGAAGAGAGGAACTTGCTCTCAGTTGGGTACAAGAATGTGGTGGGATCACGTAGGGCGTCATGGAGAATATTGTCTTCAATCGAGCAGAAAGAGGAATCCAGAGGCAATGAAGTGAATGTGAAGCGTATTAAGGAATACAGGCAGAAGGTTGAAACCGAATTGACTGACATTTGTAATGATATCATGGTTGTGATTGATGAGCATCTGATTCCATCTTCATCTGCTGGTGAATCCACTGTTTTCTACTACAAAATGTGAGTGTGTTCACATATATACCATTGTTCCAAATTTCAAAGAATGTTTTACCTAATTTTTTTTTCTGATTCCAACGTCTAATTATTTATTGTGGGTTCTGGTTGAGTGCAGGAAAGGTGATTATTATAGGTATCTTGCAGAGTTCAAGACTGGCGATGATAAGAAAGAAGCAGCTGATCAGTCGCTGAAGGCTTATCAAGTAAGTAGCTATTCTAGTGTAATTTCCATTTATTTGTTGCTTCTAATTCTTTTAGTGCTGCAAAAACCTTATATGTGATGTTTTAACGACTTTTCACATTCTAGtggggctgtaaacgaaccgaacgaacatgtTCATGAATGGTTCATGAacgcttaccgaacgagatttcttATTCGTGTTCGCTCATTAAGGAAATAaacatgttcatgaacacttaccgaacgtaAACGGACacaaacaaatgttcatgaacacaaatgaacgttATATATTCATTTAAAACTACAATCTGCATTTTTGATCAGAAAGATTACGAAGAATCcaccaaaaataaataaatacttaacATAATTAACAGAAAATTGAAATTCAGATGATCAAACGAGGGATGCTGGTGGAGGCGTATAGTATAACTATGGTTTCAAATTTTA
Coding sequences:
- the LOC110909112 gene encoding 14-3-3 protein 9 isoform X1 — its product is MASSTERDNFIYVAKLAEQAERYDEMVDAMKKVAKLDVELTVEERNLLSVGYKNVVGSRRASWRILSSIEQKEESRGNEVNVKRIKEYRQKVETELTDICNDIMVVIDEHLIPSSSAGESTVFYYKMKGDYYRYLAEFKTGDDKKEAADQSLKAYQLASTTAEADLAPTHPIRLGLALNFSVFYYEIMNSPERACHLAKQAFDEAISELDSLSEESYKDSTLIMQLLRDNLTLWTSDIPEDGEDQKMEITKSGAEDAE
- the LOC110909112 gene encoding 14-3-3 protein 9 isoform X2 — its product is MASSTERDNFIYVAKLAEQAERYDEMVDAMKKVAKLDVELTVEERNLLSVGYKNVVGSRRASWRILSSIEQKEESRGNEVNVKRIKEYRQKVETELTDICNDIMVVIDEHLIPSSSAGESTVFYYKMKGDYYRYLAEFKTGDDKKEAADQSLKAYQLASTTAEADLAPTHPIRLGLALNFSVFYYEIMNSPERACHLAKQAFDEAISELDSLSEESYKDSTLIMQLLRDNLTLWTSDIPEDGDQKMEITKSGAEDAE